A window of Variovorax paradoxus EPS genomic DNA:
ACCGCGAGGGCTTCCACCCCTTCGTCGATGCGATGGTGCGCACGCTGGAGACGGTGCAGAACCGCCGCGGCCTGCCGCTCGAGGAGCTGATGCTCAAGAAGGAGCTTGCGCAGCAGCGCAAGGACATCCGCTACATGCACAAGATGGTGGAAGACATCATCGAAGAACGGCGCGCGAGCGGTGCCGACATCGCCACCAAGCCCGACCTGCTGAGCTACATGATCGCGGGCGTGGACAAGAAAAGCGGCGAGCAGCTCACCGACAAGATGATCCGCGACGAGTGCATCGAATTCCTCATCGCGGGCCACGAGACCACGAGCGGCCTGCTCTCCTTCGCGATCTACTTCCTCCTGAACAACCCCGAGGCAATGGCCAAGGCGCAGGCCGAGGTCGACAGCGTGTTCGGCGGCGACACCTCGCAGAAACCCACCTATGCGCAGGTCAATCGGCTGCAGTACGTGATGCAGGTATTGAAGGAGTCGCTTCGCATGTTCCCGACCGCGCCCGCGATCTCGATGCGCGCCAAGGAAGACACGACCATCGGCGGCCAGTACACGATCAAGAAGAACAACATGGTCATCATGCATGCGCTCGCGCTGCACCGTGACAAGGCCATCTGGGGCGAGAACGCCGACCAGTTCAACCCCGACAACTTCAGCCGCGAAGCCGAGCGGGAGCGGCCGGTGAATGCCTTCAAGCCCTTCGGCAACGGGCAGCGCGCCTGCATCGGGCGGCAGTTCGCATTGCAGGAAGCCGTGCTCACGCTGGGCATGATCCTGCAGCGCTTCAACCTGGTCGATCACACGGGCTACAAGCTCAAGATCAAGGAAGCGCTGACGATCAAGCCGGAGAACTTCAAGATCAAGGCGCTGCTGCGCGATCCGGCCTCACGTCCGCGCGGCAATGGCGAGACGACCGCCGCGCCGGATGCGCCCGCCAAGCCCGCTGCGCGCAAGCCCCAGGCGGCGCGCCACGGCACCTCGCTGCTGGTGCTGCAGGGCTCCAACCTCGGCACCGCCGAAGACCTCGCGCGGCAACTGGCCGAGGCCGGCGAGCTGCGCGGCTTCTCCACGCAGGTGGCTTCGCTCGACGACTACGCCGAGCGCCTGCCGGCCAATGGCGCGGTGGCCATCGTCTGCGCCTCGTACAACGGCGTTGCGCCCGACAACGCGGCCGAGTTCCATCGCTGGCTCGACAAGGCCGACGACGCGCTCAACGGCGTGCGCTTCAGCGTGTTCGGCTGCGGCAACACCGACTGGGCCGCCACCTACCAGGCGGTGCCGCGCCGCATCGACGAACGACTCGAAGCGCTGGGCGCCACGCGCGTGCATCCGCGCGGCGAAGGCGATGCGCGCGAAGACATGGACGGCGCGTTCCAGGACTGGAGCGATGCGCTCTGGCCCGAGCTGGTGAAGGCCTTCGGCATCAAGGCCGGCGCGGACACGCCGGCCGAGGCCGAGCCGCTCTACACGCTCGAGGAACTGCCGCCGCCGCAGAAGAACGCGTTGGTCGATGCGCTGGGCGCCGTCGCCTTGCGCGTCGTCGAGAACCGCGAACTGCAAAGCCCCGGTGGCGATGCCGGGACGAGCCGCTCCACGCGCCACGTCGAGCTGATGCTGCCCGAGGGCGTGAACTACGTGCCCGGCGACCACCTGAGCGTGGTGCCGCGCAACAGCCCGGCACAGGTCGAACGTGCGATGGCGCGCTTCGGCTTCGACCGCTCGGCGCATGTGCGCCTGTCGGCCGCGCCGGGCCGCAAGACCGCGCTGCCGGTGGACCAGGTGATCGCGGTCGACCGCCTGCTGGGCGACTACGTCGAGTTGCAGGACGTGGCCACGCGCAAGCAGATCGCCACGCTCGCGGCGTATACCGAATGCCCGTTCACCAAGCCGAAGCTGGTCGCGCTCTCGGGCAGCGACGAGGCCTCGCAGGCCGCGTACAAGGCCGAGGTGCTGCACAAGCGCAAGTCGCTGCTCGAATTGCTCGAAGAACACCGCGCCTGCCAGGTCCCGTTCGCGGTGTTCCTCGAAATGCTGTCGCCGCTGTCGCCGCGCTACTACTCGATCTCGTCGTCGCCCTCGATGACGCCGGGCCGCTGCAGCGTGACCGTGGGCGTGGTGAGCGAGCCTGCGCTCTCGGGCAACGGCATCTTCGAGGGCGTGTGCTCCAACTACCTGGCGCGCGCCGAAGCGGGCGACACGGTGCACGGCGTGATCCGCGAGACCACGGCCGAGGGCTTCCGGCTGCCGGAAGACGCGATGCGTCCGCTGATCATGGTCGGCCCCGGCACAGGCCTCGCGCCGTTCCGCGGCTTCCTGCAGGAGCGCGCGGCGCAGGTCGAGCGCGGCGAGGCGCTGGGCGAGGCGATGCTGTTCTTCGGCTGCCGCCACCCGGAGCAGGACTTCATCTACGCCGAGGAGCTGCAGGGCTGGTCGCACCGCGGCCTCATGAAGCTGCACACCGCGTTCTCGCGCTCGGGCGAACGCAAGGTGTATGTGCAGGACCTGATCCGCGAGCAGGCCGCGGCCGTGTGGAAATTGCTCGAAGCCGGCGGCGTGATCTACGTGTGCGGCGACGGCTCGCGCATGGAGCCCGACGTGCGGCGCACGCTGACCGACATCGCGCGCGAGCACGGGCACGACAGCAACGCCTGGATGGACAAGATGATTGCCGACCAGCGCTACGTGCTGGACGTGTGGGCCGGCACCTGAAGCCTGCGCGGCACCCAAGAAGAAAGCCGGCAGGTGCCGGCTTTTTTATGGAGCGCGCGATCGATCGATCACATGTCGCGGTCGGGATCGGGATACACCAGCGGCCCCAGCAAGCCGCGGTTGAAGGGCTTCCACTCGCCCTCGGGCTGAGCCAGCCGGTCGGCCACCGCATAGAGCACCGCGGGGTGCGCGCCGAGCCCCAAATGGCTCGCCATCACTTCGATGTTTTCCGACTGCGGGCCGGTCTTCTCGATGCTGCAGCGCCAGGCGACGACGCCATCGGTGCGGCTGAAGATCGAGGTGGTCGGCACCGGCGGCGTGGGCTGCACGAACTTCATGCGGCGCGGGTCGTGCGAGCTCTGGCCGCTCACGCCCTCGTACACGCGCCAGGCGTTGGTGGCGCGCGGGCTGCCGGAGAACGGGCTGCCCAGCGTGATGACGTTGCGGATCAGGCCCGAATGGGCCGAAGCCAGCAGCCGCGCATAGACGCCGCCGAGGCTCCAGCCGATCACGCTGACCTTCTGGCCGCTCTTGTCGTTCAGGGTCTTGAGCAGCTCGACCATGCCGTCTTCCACGCCTTCGCGCGGACCGAGGTTGCGGCCCAGGCCCCAGCCGTGGGCGTCGTAGCCGCGGCTCGCCAGGTAGCGGCGCAGCAGCAGCGTGGAAACGTCGCTCGCCACCAGGCCCGGCAGCACGAGCACCGGGTGCCCGTCGCCGCGCGGCGTGAGTTGCAGGAGCGGCCACATGGCGATGCCGGCGCCTGTTTCCCAGAGGGCGCGCGCTTCGGCCAGCAGCAGCAGGCGCGAGGGCGGTGCGATGTGATCGTGGATGGCGGTGGTCATGGGGGTGGCTTCCTTTCGGGTCTTGGGCGTTTTCTCTTTTGTAAGACGAGCATGAGGGGCCATGGTTGCACTCTCCCGTCGGACGACACGCCATTTATCCGAGGTATTTGCCCCTCAGGTAATCAAGGTAAGCCCTCGATTCGCTGGAAACATACGGAGAAACAAGGGTGAGCGTGTAGAAAGCCGCCAAACCGGGATCGGCCTGCGCCAGCGCGTCGCGCCCCGGCACCAGCCGCTCGAACGACAGCCAGCAAGTGGTGGTGAACACCATCTGCAGCGCGAGGATGCGCGCCTGCTCGGCGCTGGTCTCGATCACGCCCGAGGCAACGAGCCCTTCGCACAGCGTTTGCGCGGCCAGGAGGTTCTGCGCGGTGAGCGCCTGCGCGCGCTGGCCGAGGGCCGGGTATTCGCTGGCCAGGAAGGCCATGTCGCGGTAAATGAAGCGATATTCGTCGATGGCCTCGAAGCGCAGATGCAGCGCGAGCCAGAGGTCGTCGATGGCCGAGATCGATGTCGACGAACCGTTCAGGGCTTCGAGCCGCTGCTCGAAGCGCCGGAACAGCCATTCGACGATCAGCTGCTTGGCCTTGAAGTGGTAGTGCAGGTTGCCGGGGCTCATGCCGAGCTCGGCGGCGATCTTGTGCGTCGACACGGCCGCGAGGCCTTCCGCGTTGAACAGCGCAAGGCTGGTCTGCAGGATGCGATCGCGCGTGGTGTTGGAGCTGGCCACAACCGGGTTGCGTTGTCGTCGCTCAGCGTTTGCTGGTGCCGCCATTGCGGCGCGGGCCGGCCTTGCCTTCGCCACCTTCGCCACGTTCGAATCGCGCGAGGCGTTCGCGCAGGTGCGTCACCTCGTCGCGCAGCGCCTGCACTTCTTCCGCGCTCGGCATGCCCAGGCGCTGCAGGGCGGTGGCGACGCGCTGGTCGAACACATCCTCGAACTTGCGGATGCCGAAGCTGTCGAGGCTGGGAAAGCCGCGGGTGAGCGCGGCCTTGGCTCCGGCCGCCGCATCGGTCTTGCCCTGCCCGATGCCGAGCAGGCCTTCGATGACGTTGGCCTGGCGCTTGGCGACGTCGTTGCGCACGGTGTCCAGCGCCTTGAGGCCGGCACGCAGCAGGCCTTCGGCCTTGCCGGGTGCGGCGGCGGTGGTCTTCTTGGCCGCGGGCGCCGCCTTGCGGGGCGCCGCGGCTTTCTTCTTAGCAGCCGGCGCTTTGGCCGGAGCTTTTCTGGCAGGCGTCGCCTTCTTCTTCAACTTTGCAGTTTCGTCAGTGCGGGTCGCCATTCAGTGGTGCTCCAGATAGCAGAAAGAAAAAGAGGCGCAGAGCGCCTCGGGGGTCAGAAGGTGCGAATGAATTCGGCGTGCCCGAGCAGCCCGCCCAGGCGCACCCGATCAAGGCGCAAAGCGCAGCCATAGCTCGGGCTATGGCGAGCATTTGCAACGCCGAGCGGGTGTGTCTGGGCGGGATGAGCGGGCATGGCGGATTCGTTCACACCTTCTCAGGCCGCCTTGCGGGCAGCAGCGCGGCGAACCGGCTTCTTGGCAACGGCGGCCTTGGCCTTCACGGTGCGCACGGGCTTGGCGATGTCGCCGTCCACGCCGGCCACGCGGGTTTCGATTTGCTTGGCACCGGCAGCGATGCGGTCGGCGATCTGCACCGAGACGGTAGCGATCGGCTGGTTGATGGCGTTCAGCGTGTTCAGCACCGAGGTAGCGACCGGCGATTCGACGCGGGCCACGCGGCCGGCGACGGTTTCGATGCCGCTGGTGGTGCCGGCGGCAACGCGGTCCATCACGTTCACGATGCGGCTGGTGTCGATGTCCAGGCGGTTGGCCAGGAAGCCGTTGACCTTCTCTTGCGCGCCGATCAGGTTGGCCTTGATCTGTTCGCTCACCAGCGGAATCTGGCGGCTGCCCAGGAAGTTGCTGTAGCGCGTAGCGGCGCCGCCCAGGAGGCGATGCACGCCGGTGCGGTAGGCGCCGACCAGGGTCTTGCCCGCGTCGTTGTATTGGCCGACGACGTGGATGGCTGCGGAAGCGAGGGTGGTTTGCGTGGACATGATGAAGATTTCCTTGAAGTTGAATGGACCGCTGGATGCGATGGGCCCATCTTCTTCCGAAGGGCCTAGGCCTGCAAAACTAGAACGGTCGGAAAACTAGTCCAACTGCCCCAATTTTCTGGCCTGGCGCCCCTACTTCGCTTCGATCACGCCGCGGCCGCCCTGGGAGAGGCACTGGCCCGCTTGGCCGGTGCGGCCTTTCGGGCTACGGGCTTGGCGGTCGTCTTGATGGGTGCCGCCTTGCCCGTCTTCTTGGCGGGCGCCTTTTTCGCTGGCGCTTTGGCTGCGGCGGCCTTGACCGGCGCGGCCTTCTTGGCGGTTGCGCTCACAGCCGCCTTCTTGCGCGCTGCCGGCTTCTTCGCGGCGGCGGGCGCTGCCTCCTCCTCGACGTCCGGCGCATGGGCTGCAACGGGTGCGGGCTTGGGCGCCGTGACACCCGCGGCGGACGGGTGCTTCTGCGTCAGGTCCATCAGGAGCTTGTGCTCGGCCAGCATGTAGTCGCCGATCTCGGTGATGTCGGGCACGGCGCGGCGGCAGGCGATCAGGCCGTAGTCCATGCGGCCGTTGTAGCTCTGCACCGTGACGTTGAGCGCCGTGCCGTGGCTCGCGATCGACACCGGGTAGTAGCAGGTGACCAGCGCCCCCGCGAAGTACATCGGGAACGGCGCACCCGCCACGTTGGAAATCGCCACGTTGGCCGCCGGCGGCAAGAGGTTCACGATGCCCGAGCGGCCCACCATCGAGGCGATGCCCGACACCAGC
This region includes:
- a CDS encoding phasin family protein, with the translated sequence MATRTDETAKLKKKATPARKAPAKAPAAKKKAAAPRKAAPAAKKTTAAAPGKAEGLLRAGLKALDTVRNDVAKRQANVIEGLLGIGQGKTDAAAGAKAALTRGFPSLDSFGIRKFEDVFDQRVATALQRLGMPSAEEVQALRDEVTHLRERLARFERGEGGEGKAGPRRNGGTSKR
- a CDS encoding esterase/lipase family protein, with translation MTTAIHDHIAPPSRLLLLAEARALWETGAGIAMWPLLQLTPRGDGHPVLVLPGLVASDVSTLLLRRYLASRGYDAHGWGLGRNLGPREGVEDGMVELLKTLNDKSGQKVSVIGWSLGGVYARLLASAHSGLIRNVITLGSPFSGSPRATNAWRVYEGVSGQSSHDPRRMKFVQPTPPVPTTSIFSRTDGVVAWRCSIEKTGPQSENIEVMASHLGLGAHPAVLYAVADRLAQPEGEWKPFNRGLLGPLVYPDPDRDM
- a CDS encoding TetR/AcrR family transcriptional regulator, which codes for MASSNTTRDRILQTSLALFNAEGLAAVSTHKIAAELGMSPGNLHYHFKAKQLIVEWLFRRFEQRLEALNGSSTSISAIDDLWLALHLRFEAIDEYRFIYRDMAFLASEYPALGQRAQALTAQNLLAAQTLCEGLVASGVIETSAEQARILALQMVFTTTCWLSFERLVPGRDALAQADPGLAAFYTLTLVSPYVSSESRAYLDYLRGKYLG
- a CDS encoding bifunctional cytochrome P450/NADPH--P450 reductase codes for the protein MAGKNSLYPIPHPAKKPFVGNLLSIGSDSPVLDMWKIAQDLGGIYWLDMPGMPVIVVSSPALVDELCEEARFDKSTRGALRRLRAASHGLFTSDTHEETWSKPHNILLANFSQRAMQAYHPMMLDIAGQLVTKWERLNFDEEVDVVRDMTALTLDTIGLCGFGYRFNSFYREGFHPFVDAMVRTLETVQNRRGLPLEELMLKKELAQQRKDIRYMHKMVEDIIEERRASGADIATKPDLLSYMIAGVDKKSGEQLTDKMIRDECIEFLIAGHETTSGLLSFAIYFLLNNPEAMAKAQAEVDSVFGGDTSQKPTYAQVNRLQYVMQVLKESLRMFPTAPAISMRAKEDTTIGGQYTIKKNNMVIMHALALHRDKAIWGENADQFNPDNFSREAERERPVNAFKPFGNGQRACIGRQFALQEAVLTLGMILQRFNLVDHTGYKLKIKEALTIKPENFKIKALLRDPASRPRGNGETTAAPDAPAKPAARKPQAARHGTSLLVLQGSNLGTAEDLARQLAEAGELRGFSTQVASLDDYAERLPANGAVAIVCASYNGVAPDNAAEFHRWLDKADDALNGVRFSVFGCGNTDWAATYQAVPRRIDERLEALGATRVHPRGEGDAREDMDGAFQDWSDALWPELVKAFGIKAGADTPAEAEPLYTLEELPPPQKNALVDALGAVALRVVENRELQSPGGDAGTSRSTRHVELMLPEGVNYVPGDHLSVVPRNSPAQVERAMARFGFDRSAHVRLSAAPGRKTALPVDQVIAVDRLLGDYVELQDVATRKQIATLAAYTECPFTKPKLVALSGSDEASQAAYKAEVLHKRKSLLELLEEHRACQVPFAVFLEMLSPLSPRYYSISSSPSMTPGRCSVTVGVVSEPALSGNGIFEGVCSNYLARAEAGDTVHGVIRETTAEGFRLPEDAMRPLIMVGPGTGLAPFRGFLQERAAQVERGEALGEAMLFFGCRHPEQDFIYAEELQGWSHRGLMKLHTAFSRSGERKVYVQDLIREQAAAVWKLLEAGGVIYVCGDGSRMEPDVRRTLTDIAREHGHDSNAWMDKMIADQRYVLDVWAGT